A region from the Euleptes europaea isolate rEulEur1 chromosome 13, rEulEur1.hap1, whole genome shotgun sequence genome encodes:
- the IL2RG gene encoding LOW QUALITY PROTEIN: cytokine receptor common subunit gamma (The sequence of the model RefSeq protein was modified relative to this genomic sequence to represent the inferred CDS: deleted 1 base in 1 codon), which translates to MTGRSRVSLGPRSASKPHPSCLVFHSAHEALLHSTIHSYHAGPGPRGMDVRKEPRMILMLALLFLGPGRRTTATPKPQDVNCIVFDDDYMTCEWDSSQKPATSYSLYYRYRKDPMVECKHYLQSDGVNTGCRFNSSQINLFHAFYVYVNSSDSDSSFFNERPMSLQNRVKPNPPVNLTIKNLGNNQLLVSWGSTYKHAHCLEYMVEYKSDTDTEQKNSRTEEMKFILPSVDPEKRYTFYVKSKIASKCGDTELWSLPAGPVFLGPNTTTKGIVDDVKSLWFWTQNVLIPIGSFVLLLLLVFTLMRMERVWVVLMPRIPNPSKKFEELFTAHQGNFSEWAGVPKDAVESFKPSYRESICHVTELLPGGGYLPLGNDILGKAGEVPGVTVDPVPKIDVA; encoded by the exons ATGACAGGCAGAAGCCGAGTATCATTGGGCCCAAGATCAGCCTCAAAACCACATCCCTCCTGCTTGGTCTTCCATTCTGCGCATGAAgctcttctgcacagc accatccACTCTTACCACGCTGGGCCGGGTCCAAGGGGAATGGATGTCCGCAAGGAACCCAGGATGATTCTGATGCTGGCCCTGCTCTTCTTGGGCCCAGGCAGGCGGACCACAGCCACCCCTAAGCCTCAAG ATGTGAATTGCATTGTCTTTGATGACGACTATATGACCTGTGAGTGGGACAGCAGCCAGAAACCAGCCACCAGTTACTCCCTGTACTACCG GTACAGAAAAGATCCCATGGTGGAGTGTAAGCATTACCTCCAAAGTGATGGTGTCAACACAGGATGCAGGTTCAACAGCAGCCAGATTAACTTGTTTCATGCCTTCTATGTTTATGTCAACTCAAGCGACAGTGACAGCAGCTTCTTCAATGAAAGGCCCATGAGCCTGCAAAACCGAG TGAAACCCAACCCACCTGTTAACCTCACCATCAAGAATTTAGGAAACAACCAGCTGCTGGTGTCTTGGGGCTCAACATACAAACATGCACACTGTCTGGAGTATATGGTGGAGTACAAGAGCGACACAGACACTGAACAGAAG AATTCACGAACAGAAGAGATGAAGTTCATCTTACCCAGTGTGGATCCAGAGAAACGCTATACCTTCTATGTAAAGAGTAAGATAGCCTCTAAATGTGGGGACACTGAGCTTTGGAGTTTGCCAGCCGGCCCTGTCTTTTTGGGACCAAATACCACCACCAAAG GTATTGTAGACGACGTCAAGTCCCTGTGGTTCTGGACCCAGAATGTTCTGATCCCAATCGGCTCCTTTGTGCTCCTGCTCCTGCTTGTCTTTACCCTGATGCGTATGGAGAG GGTATGGGTGGTCCTGATGCCCAGAATCCCCAATCCCAGCAAGAAATTTGAAGAGCTCTTCACAGCCCACCAAGGCAACTTCTCA GAATGGGCTGGGGTCCCCAAGGATGCTGTGGAGAGTTTCAAGCCCAGCTACCGTGAAAGCATCTGCCATGTCACAGAATTGCTGCCTGGTGGAGGATATTTGCCCCTGGGCAATGACATCCTGGGCAAGGCTGGGGAAGTACCTGGGGTCACCGTGGACCCTGTCCCCAAGATCGACGTTGCGTAG
- the C13HXorf65 gene encoding uncharacterized protein CXorf65 homolog: MFITIKHGDNQQFLANINCSFLLLMHYIRDKAGLERTEPIDLCEENGSLKLLFLVKFPEESASKFLTPRGTYYICRVERGAPGTKHENCYRAFHPVFKNPPSDLIDSLRNQCDFLERSRLKMLRSTDGKKPPTMESLLSSMAGQVVGRSTGKAGVSATGSTDEDGSPRKTTGATKTRMESSRKDKHR; encoded by the exons ATGTTCATTACCATAAAACATGGAG ACAACCAACAATTCCTGGCCAACATTAACTGCTCGTTCTTACTATTAATGCACTACATACGTGACAAGGCAGGACTCGAGAGGACAG AGCCTATTGACCTGTGTGAAGAAAATGGATCCCTGAAGCTGCTTTTCCTGGTCAAGTTCCCAGAAGAGAGTGCCAGCAAGTTCCTCACCCCCCGGGGAACCTATTACATATGTAGGGTAGAACGTGGTGCCCCAG GGACTAAACATGAAAACTGCTACCGGGCTTTCCACCCTGTATTCAAGAACCCACCATCGGATTTGATCG ACTCCCTGCGCAACCAGTGTGACTTTCTGGAGAGGAGCCGCCTCAAGATGCTCCGGAGCACAGATGGCAAGAAACCCCCGACTATGGAATCACTCCTGTCTTCCATGGCAGGCCAGGTGGTG GGAAGAAGCACTGGGAAGGCTGGAGTGAGTGCGACGGGTAGCACAGATGAGGATGGCTCGCCTCGTAAGACGACTGGAGCCACCAAGACCAGAATGGAGTCCAGCAGGAAGGACAAGCATCGCTGA